A window of the Methanoregula sp. genome harbors these coding sequences:
- the moaA gene encoding GTP 3',8-cyclase MoaA codes for MTLKDPFNRPVSNLRISLTPKCNLSCIYCHREGEKAPKEPLSAGELAEILRVGAHFGIRSVKFTGGEPMLRPDLLEIIRSVPDGMESSITTNGTCLAALAADLKQAGMRRVNVSIDSLNHDTYKKITGTDKLDDVLEGITAALETGLTPVKLNMVVLAGINDHEIDDFLAFVRGNRNLVLQLIELMHFNECTNHGDLNILEDSLAARSKQIITRRMHHRKKYCLDGAEVEVVRPLHNTEFCAFCNRLRVTSDGKLKPCLLRTDNHIDIRGKSGKELEALFEKAVSLREPFYK; via the coding sequence ATGACCCTCAAAGACCCCTTCAATCGCCCGGTGAGCAACCTGCGGATCAGTCTTACCCCGAAGTGTAACCTCTCCTGCATATACTGTCACCGGGAGGGGGAAAAAGCACCAAAAGAACCACTGTCCGCCGGGGAACTCGCAGAAATATTACGCGTGGGTGCACATTTCGGTATCCGCAGCGTGAAATTTACCGGAGGGGAACCCATGCTCCGGCCGGATCTTCTGGAGATTATCAGGTCTGTTCCTGATGGTATGGAATCATCGATAACTACCAATGGTACCTGTCTTGCAGCACTTGCCGCTGATCTCAAGCAGGCAGGAATGCGCAGGGTAAATGTGAGTATCGACAGCCTGAACCATGATACCTACAAAAAAATTACCGGTACGGACAAACTTGATGATGTGCTGGAAGGCATTACCGCAGCACTGGAAACGGGACTCACACCGGTAAAACTGAACATGGTTGTACTTGCCGGTATCAACGATCATGAGATCGATGATTTCCTTGCGTTTGTCCGGGGAAACCGGAATCTTGTTCTCCAGTTGATCGAGCTGATGCACTTCAATGAATGCACCAATCATGGCGATCTCAATATTCTTGAAGACTCACTTGCTGCCCGTTCAAAACAGATCATTACCCGGAGGATGCATCACCGGAAAAAATACTGCCTTGACGGGGCAGAAGTGGAAGTTGTCCGCCCGCTGCATAATACTGAATTCTGTGCGTTCTGCAATCGCCTCCGGGTGACTTCTGACGGGAAACTCAAACCCTGCCTTCTTCGTACGGATAATCATATTGATATCCGCGGGAAGAGCGGTAAGGAGCTTGAAGCATTGTTTGAAAAAGCAGTCTCGTTGCGCGAACCTTTTTACAAATAG
- a CDS encoding RlmE family RNA methyltransferase, translating into MGSQWGQDKTYLRSKHEGYRSRAAYKLMEIQKKFAVIRPDDNIVDLGAAPGSWLQIERTLTDARIIGIDLNPIAELEGVETIEGDINDPAVVEQVKSSLGVVSIVLCDAAPKLSGHRSYDQARIIELNEQALAFACKVLKPGGNFVVKSFQGTDFPEFYADCKTKFYAVKTCMTQSTRKGSTELYIVAKNFIG; encoded by the coding sequence ATGGGTTCACAATGGGGACAAGATAAAACATATCTTCGGTCAAAACACGAAGGCTACCGTTCACGGGCAGCCTATAAGCTGATGGAAATCCAGAAAAAATTTGCAGTCATACGACCGGATGACAACATCGTAGATCTTGGTGCGGCCCCCGGAAGCTGGCTTCAGATTGAACGGACACTTACGGATGCCCGTATCATTGGTATTGATCTCAACCCGATAGCGGAACTTGAGGGTGTTGAAACAATTGAAGGCGATATCAATGATCCCGCGGTTGTAGAGCAGGTCAAATCAAGTCTGGGTGTTGTAAGTATCGTACTTTGCGACGCGGCACCAAAACTCTCCGGTCACAGGAGTTACGACCAGGCACGGATTATTGAGCTGAATGAGCAGGCACTTGCATTTGCCTGCAAAGTCTTAAAACCGGGCGGCAATTTTGTGGTGAAATCATTCCAGGGGACGGACTTTCCTGAATTCTATGCGGACTGCAAGACAAAATTCTATGCCGTGAAAACCTGCATGACCCAGTCCACCCGGAAAGGGAGCACCGAGCTCTATATTGTTGCAAAAAACTTTATTGGCTGA
- a CDS encoding DNA polymerase sliding clamp, with translation MLKATIDADIFREFIDAISALIPECRLHTDENGISTRAVDTANVAMIGLTLKKEAFDSFSATNSQIGIDISKMKNIFGMAGKGDLISLELGDNAQKMSVSVHGYHYSITLLDVNTIRKDPNPPTISLPGKIVIAGDDFNNAMKAAAVISDKIALGINVKDQTFYLVAEGDTDHIRREFSKDELKSLTPVEARSLFSLDYLKDMGKVMARAAEVEIYLGIDHPVRFSFDIAGGNGHVEYLLAPRIEAD, from the coding sequence ATGTTAAAAGCTACGATTGATGCAGATATTTTCAGGGAATTCATCGATGCGATCTCGGCTCTCATCCCGGAGTGCCGGCTGCATACGGACGAGAATGGTATATCCACGCGGGCTGTTGATACCGCGAATGTTGCGATGATCGGCCTTACGCTCAAGAAAGAAGCGTTCGATTCATTCAGCGCGACAAACAGCCAGATTGGCATTGATATATCCAAAATGAAGAATATCTTTGGCATGGCAGGAAAGGGCGACTTGATCAGCCTTGAACTTGGGGATAATGCCCAGAAGATGTCGGTTTCAGTGCATGGATACCACTACTCGATTACGCTCCTTGATGTGAATACCATACGAAAGGATCCCAACCCCCCGACCATCAGTCTTCCGGGAAAGATCGTGATTGCCGGCGATGATTTTAACAATGCCATGAAAGCGGCAGCGGTAATATCCGATAAGATCGCGCTTGGAATTAACGTAAAAGACCAGACCTTTTACCTGGTTGCTGAAGGAGATACCGATCATATACGGCGCGAGTTCTCAAAGGATGAACTCAAATCCCTCACCCCCGTTGAGGCCCGCTCGCTCTTTTCCCTTGATTATTTAAAAGACATGGGAAAAGTTATGGCCAGGGCCGCAGAGGTTGAAATTTACCTGGGTATTGATCACCCGGTAAGGTTCTCGTTTGACATTGCCGGTGGCAACGGGCATGTCGAATACCTCCTTGCACCCCGGATAGAGGCTGATTGA
- the priL gene encoding DNA primase regulatory subunit PriL — MDFSPSAKELSHFPFLKKAQDHIKGRFSSLDFLFTDKKGEALIERALDRIQDAITIKKTIVPEITGSADDEIAGYALARIIVSCVHDKTLIDRLTRYEAERAYFFLVNEEEWNQNYHGDGEYSRLCIAIAHELGIQITKDRIPLVDYVELVAPLHQDRFNLVNRRLEHGFVDIKKDERYELLRERIRVLLRRDLPRKVPSSICEKLAPNVAQLKKVYQEKMLQQFGAVEESSFPPCMQALITALTAGTNLTHAGRFALTTYLHTIGMDANAIGQLYARSPDFDLEKTMYQVEHITGRGGSGTEYTTPACAAMRTTGLCIHSDALCEKVNHPLSYYKAKKRDRSKDSFKKTGEQSAMPPKQSSR; from the coding sequence ATGGATTTTTCCCCATCTGCAAAGGAACTTTCCCATTTTCCCTTTTTAAAAAAAGCCCAGGACCATATCAAGGGTCGCTTTTCATCGCTGGATTTTCTGTTTACGGATAAAAAAGGCGAGGCACTGATTGAACGCGCACTCGATCGCATCCAGGATGCTATCACCATAAAAAAAACCATTGTTCCGGAAATTACCGGTTCGGCCGATGATGAAATTGCCGGGTATGCTCTTGCCCGGATCATTGTCTCCTGTGTTCATGACAAAACACTCATTGACCGGCTCACGCGCTACGAGGCAGAGCGGGCGTATTTTTTTCTTGTCAATGAAGAAGAGTGGAACCAGAATTACCATGGTGATGGTGAATACTCCCGCTTATGTATTGCGATTGCACATGAGCTGGGAATCCAGATAACAAAAGACCGTATTCCGCTTGTCGATTATGTCGAACTGGTTGCACCCCTTCACCAGGACCGGTTTAATCTGGTAAACCGTAGGCTTGAACATGGTTTTGTGGATATAAAAAAGGATGAACGATACGAATTGCTCCGGGAACGCATCCGCGTACTCCTGCGCAGGGATCTCCCGCGAAAGGTCCCCTCCTCAATCTGCGAAAAACTCGCACCCAATGTTGCCCAGCTCAAAAAAGTGTACCAGGAAAAGATGCTCCAGCAGTTCGGTGCTGTTGAGGAGAGTTCATTTCCTCCCTGTATGCAGGCACTTATTACAGCGCTCACTGCGGGTACAAATCTTACCCATGCCGGCCGCTTTGCTCTTACTACCTATCTCCACACGATTGGCATGGATGCCAATGCGATTGGCCAGCTCTATGCCCGATCACCGGATTTCGATCTTGAAAAGACCATGTACCAGGTTGAACATATTACCGGCAGGGGAGGGTCGGGAACTGAGTACACTACTCCAGCCTGTGCAGCCATGCGCACAACCGGGCTGTGTATTCACAGCGATGCCTTATGTGAAAAGGTCAACCACCCGCTCAGTTATTACAAGGCTAAAAAGAGAGACCGGTCAAAGGATTCTTTCAAAAAGACCGGGGAGCAATCTGCGATGCCACCTAAGCAATCTTCTCGTTAA
- a CDS encoding thiamine-phosphate synthase family protein has protein sequence MHNPAHQRNEILNRLELAVTYLKDSMSIQLVPESGASVGYAIPGARDSNGVAAVPGGMVISDGKVTALHPCAFGADEPCARIILTAMKSDPCIRSAATIRFSENVLAVFEAMLLECIPLDHTRKAPGISTMDWGIASSCNDGVPDIIYDTGGKNKPGIIHIFGEDPVVVANNIIICSNRI, from the coding sequence ATGCACAATCCGGCACATCAACGAAATGAGATTCTTAACCGGCTTGAGCTGGCAGTCACTTACCTGAAAGACTCGATGAGTATCCAACTCGTTCCGGAAAGTGGGGCTTCTGTCGGGTATGCAATACCAGGGGCACGGGATAGTAACGGAGTTGCGGCGGTTCCGGGTGGGATGGTCATCTCTGACGGGAAAGTTACTGCCCTCCATCCATGCGCGTTTGGTGCAGATGAACCCTGCGCGCGTATCATTCTGACAGCAATGAAGTCCGATCCATGCATACGGAGCGCCGCGACCATCAGGTTCTCAGAAAACGTGCTTGCCGTGTTTGAAGCGATGCTCCTGGAATGCATACCCCTGGATCACACCCGGAAAGCTCCGGGAATAAGCACAATGGACTGGGGTATTGCATCCAGCTGCAACGACGGTGTACCTGATATTATTTATGATACTGGCGGGAAAAATAAACCGGGAATTATCCATATTTTTGGCGAGGATCCTGTCGTCGTTGCAAACAATATTATTATCTGTTCAAACCGCATTTAA
- a CDS encoding 30S ribosomal protein S17e, whose protein sequence is MGIKPSYIKNLGTAILAKQREYFTNNFDENKVQLGASAIIESKRVRNRVAGYITRKINTKRRS, encoded by the coding sequence ATGGGAATCAAACCGTCATACATTAAAAACCTCGGTACCGCAATTCTGGCCAAGCAGCGAGAGTACTTCACGAACAACTTCGATGAGAACAAGGTACAACTGGGTGCTTCAGCAATTATCGAAAGCAAGCGTGTCCGGAACCGCGTCGCCGGCTACATCACAAGAAAAATAAATACCAAAAGACGCTCATAA